AATGGCCAAAGCATCCATCAAAGCATTTTGATGGTTGGGCGTAAAGATTAAATGTTCGTTTAACGGAAGTTTTTCCCGGTTTACATAAACCACTTTCCGGTAAAAAATTTTGTCGTGCCAAAAGCGCAAAAAGGTTTTCAGGGCAGCATACGACCGGGAATATTTTTCAATATTTTCTACTCCCATATTGATTATCCTTTTTTAAAAATCCGGCGAAAACTAAAATGGGGTTTATTCCATATTCCGGCAAGCGTCAATCCGGCCACAATATGCCATATTCCCCACCAGGCAGCGATAATGGCCATTCCGCCCAGCTCTAAATCCGGCGGAAAAATTCGCGGATTAAAAATCAACACCAAAGCCAATCCGGAATTTTGAATTCCCGTTTCAATAGAAATGGTCCGCCGGTCAATCACCGGACGTTTAAAGATTTTGGCCACATAATATCCCGAAGCCAGTGCCAAAGCATTATGTACCAATACAATTAAAAAAATGTATTTGATCACAACCAGAAAATGCTGAAAATTCTTGGCAAAGGCAATCACGACAATTACAACAAAAAGCAATATAGAGAATCGTTTGAATGATTTCGTAATTTTTGTAGCAAATGCAGGCCATTTGGTATTTACAAAAATTCCTAAAATCAACGGAATACCCAAAATCAGGAAAACCGTGCGGAACATTTGAAGCGTATCAATATGTAACGGACGCACCAACTGGGCTGCATGGGCATGATGCACCAAAAAACGGGTGTATAAATTCCCCCACAATGCAAAATTCAGCGGGGTCATAAAAACGGCAGCCATCGTAGCAATGGCCGTTAAGCTCACCGAAAGCGCCACATTGCCTTTGGCCAGCGACGAAATAAAATTGGAAACATTTCCACCGGGACAGGCTGCTACCAAAATCATTCCCAATGCAATGGTCGGAGTAATAACATCCCGCAACAAAACAGCCAACACAAATGTCAAAAACGGCAATACCAGAAACTGCGAAAATACGCCAACAAAAGCCGACTTTGGATTGAGCAATAACTTTTTAAAATGATCCAGTTTAATTTCCAAAGCTACCCCAAACATAACAAATGCCAGGGCAATATTCAACGCCTGAAGGCCCTGCGGACTGAAATTCAGACGAATATGATCAAAAGCCTGTAATGTCTCCATGAATCTACTACTCTTTGGGTTGCATAGATACACAATTTTTTTTGTTTAGCCTACTTTCCTTTTACCATTAAGCATAAAAAAACCGGAGAGCTGGCTCTCCGGTTTAAATCCTTTTTGAAGTTTATTTTCCTTCTGGTTTTTGATAGATATTGTCCGCATCACGGTATCCTGCTTTATCCTTATACCAATCCGGATAAAGTGTTCCGCTGCTTTCTGCCCATTCACCAAAATGTTTATAGGCACTCAGGATATCCACTTTTTCTATCGGATAATCGAAATGTTCAATGATATTGAGTCCCCACGGCAAATTGGTTTTCGTTTTGTAATAGCGTCCTACAGCCGGGTTACTGTCATCATTTTCTGTACCGAAGAAAGCATGATCTGCCAGGTCGGTGGGCAAATGGTCAGGCAGATGCACTTCGCGTCCCCGGTCTCTGTCCACAAAGATAAACGGGTTGTAAGGCGGGTTTCCTAAATCGCCCAATCCCACAGGATGAGTAAAAGTAATGGAAACGCGCATGGTATCAGGAGTAACATAAGGCGCTGTTTCTTCCGTATTTACACCTAATCCTTGTCCCGGATTATGCATAACGTCAAATCCGTCTTCCCATAAAATAACGACTGCTTTTGACTGGTTTGCTTCCAGATTCCGGCTATCAAGCGTAACCACACTTCCGGAAACATGAAGATCACCGGTTACATTGGAAACAAGCTGATTATCTATCGGCAACTGAAAACCAAATCCATTATGGAAATAAGCTCCCATGGCACGCAAAACAAAAATACCGTTAACCTGAACCACATTATTTTCTCCGTTGGTAATCTGGTTAAAATTATAATCGATTACGGCATCATTAAAATCATAATCTCCCGTTGACGGCCAAAGGTCTTCAAAGGCCAACGTTCCAAATTCCCCTTCATTAAAATAATAATT
The sequence above is drawn from the Candidatus Sulfidibacterium hydrothermale genome and encodes:
- a CDS encoding bile acid:sodium symporter family protein — protein: METLQAFDHIRLNFSPQGLQALNIALAFVMFGVALEIKLDHFKKLLLNPKSAFVGVFSQFLVLPFLTFVLAVLLRDVITPTIALGMILVAACPGGNVSNFISSLAKGNVALSVSLTAIATMAAVFMTPLNFALWGNLYTRFLVHHAHAAQLVRPLHIDTLQMFRTVFLILGIPLILGIFVNTKWPAFATKITKSFKRFSILLFVVIVVIAFAKNFQHFLVVIKYIFLIVLVHNALALASGYYVAKIFKRPVIDRRTISIETGIQNSGLALVLIFNPRIFPPDLELGGMAIIAAWWGIWHIVAGLTLAGIWNKPHFSFRRIFKKG